A single region of the Brassica rapa cultivar Chiifu-401-42 chromosome A03, CAAS_Brap_v3.01, whole genome shotgun sequence genome encodes:
- the LOC103855740 gene encoding transcription factor MYB29, with the protein MSRKPCCVGEGLKKGAWTIEEDKKLISYLHEHGEGGWRDIPQKAGLKRCGKSCRLRWANYLKPDIKRGEFSYEEEQIIIMLHASRGNKWSVIARHLPKRTDNEIKNYWNTNLRKRLIDQGNDPLTHKPLASTPEPATPKTSDLQDDSNPSNLDEQYSHSGSMSPESLPLSSNSCNILEISNSDETPRNYGSFNSKKLSSTSELLNKVATRAASMGNIISASMEGTLIPSTTLSPPCLNDGLSETSHFQMDEFDIDMNFDFNNSEHDFSEFLEQFSNNAAEEADNIIGYDQDLLFSDVSSTRVDEDGMTNIPGWSNYLLDDSEFSYDTNQD; encoded by the exons atgtcaAGAAAGCCATGTTGTGTGGGAGAAGGGCTGAAGAAAGGAGCATGGACCATCGAAGAAGACAAGAAACTCATCTCTTACCTTCATGAACATGGTGAAGGAGGATGGCGTGACATTCCCCAAAAAGCTG GACTAAAACGATGTGGTAAAAGTTGTAGATTGCGATGGGCTAACTATTTGAAACCCGATATCAAGAGAGGAGAATTTAGCTATGAGGAAGAGCAAATCATTATCATGCTTCACGCTTCCCGTGGCAACAA GTGGTCGGTCATAGCAAGACATTTGCCCAAAAGGACAGACAACGAGATCAAAAACTACTGGAACACAAATCTCAGAAAACGCTTGATCGATCAGGGTAACGATCCCTTGACTCACAAGCCACTTGCCTCTACCCCTGAACCGGCCACGCCCAAGACTTCTGATCTCCAAGATGACTCAAACCCGAGTAACCTAGATGAGCAATATTCACACTCAGGCTCCATGTCTCCAGAGTCACTTCCTCTCTCTTCAAACTCATGCAATATACTTGAGATAAGCAACAGTGACGAGACACCGAGAAACTATGGTTCCTTTAACTCCAAGAAATTGAGTTCTACATCAGAACTGTTAAACAAAGTTGCAACTAGGGCAGCTTCCATGGGCAATATCATATCAGCGTCCATGGAAGGAACCTTGATCCCCTCTACAACACTGTCTCCTCCGTGTCTCAACGATGGCCTTTCCGAGACTAGTCATTTTCAGATGGACGAGTTTGACATCGACATGAACTTTGATTTCAACAATTCTGAACACGATTTCTCGGAGTTTCTGGAGCAATTTAGTAACAATGCAGCCGAGGAAGCTGATAACATTATAGGATATGATCAAGATCTCCTTTTCTCTGATGTTTCATCAACACGCGTTGATGAAGACGGTATGACAAACATACCCGGTTGGTCCAATTATCTTCTTGACGATTCCGAGTTTTCGTATGATACGAACCAAGATTAG
- the LOC103855736 gene encoding oleosin-B1 isoform X1, with the protein MGLLKKKHEKHSHPTFKGFLTAVLATIAAMFLLLLAGLSLAGTAVAFIATMPLFVVFSPVLVPAGITTGLLAMGLATSGGSGLTALSIMSWLKFSRWPWIALNK; encoded by the exons ATGGGGTTGTTGAAGAAAAAACACGAGAAACATTCACATCCGACATTTAAGGGTTTCTTAACGGCCGTTTTAGCTACCATAGCCGCAATGTTCCTCTTATTGCTCGCCGGTTTATCCCTCGCTGGCACAGCCGTGGCATTTATCGCCACTATGCCGCTATTCGTCGTATTCAGTCCGGTTCTCGTACCAGCTGGTATTACCACTGGTTTGCTAGCTATGGGTTTAGCCACCTCGGGCGGCTCCGGTTTGACGGCTCTCAGCATCATGTCGTGGCTCAA GTTCTCCAGGTGGCCATGGATCGCACTGAATAAATGA
- the LOC117125611 gene encoding nucleolin 1-like — protein MIPAVDIGNGLTSHFSSCGRICNLDIPRDPITNVVNSKCSFFQLCGGEGAEEKALALDGTDMGGWNVTVKVLPHDDLEFTTDQLAAMSISHFKKTRSEGVSVRGYDNSLPSNDIKSALTKHFASCGEITDVFVLKRRAIIYFFGWHAISKAVELSGSNVGGCGLVVKALPVPKTVPSKTTSHGLGGGLFFS, from the exons ATGATTCCTGCAGTTGATATCGGGAATGGGTTGACGAGTCATTTCAGTTCATGTGGACGAATCTGTAATCTTGACATTCCCAGAGACCCTATAACAAATGTTGTCAACAGCAAATGTTCCTTTTTCCAACTCTGCGGAGGAGAAGGCGCCGAAGAGAAGGCCTTGGCACTTGATGGAACTGACATGGGAGGGTGGAATGTAACAGTTAAGGTGTTACCTCACGATGATCTTGAGTTTACTACCGATCAGCTGGCTGCTATGAGCATTTCACACTTTAAGAAAACCAG GAGCGAAGGCGTTTCCGTTAGAGGATATGACAATTCCCTTCCTTCGAATGATATCAAGAGCGCTTTGACTAAGCATTTCGCTTCATGTGGAGAGATAACTGATGTTTTTGTTCTCAAAAG ACGGgctattatttactttttcggATGGCATGCAATAAGTAAGGCGGTTGAACTCAGTGGAAGTAACGTGGGAGGATGTGGACTAGTTGTTAAGGCTTTGCCAGTACCTAAAACTGTCCCAAGTAAAACTACTTCTCATGGGTTGGGTGGTGGTTTATTTTTTAGCTGA
- the LOC103855739 gene encoding putative kinase-like protein TMKL1, whose protein sequence is MRKDHMLTLLLGVSLSALLIVTFFIFFFRRRQQSSTEPDQYDVESLDHKVHNKHVSSSETEELVTFQGGEDLTICDILDAPGEVIGKSSYGTLYKASLQRSGKVRVLRFLRPVCTVRCDAKEYSDVIETLGFVRHENLVPLLGFYGGNRGEKLMVHPFFSSGNLSDFIKSGGEESIKWSNILSITTGISKALDHLHTGTQKPIIHGNLKSKNVLLNSNFEPRISDYGLHLLLNQTAGQEILDVSAAEGYKAPELVKMKEASKESDVYSLGVIMLDLVSSKEAINKGDDHKLYRPEILTSNGCDDLSEEGLLKYFQLAMSCCSPSPSLRPNTKQVLMKLQDI, encoded by the exons ATGAGAAAAGACCATATGTTAACATTGTTACTAGGAGTTTCTTTATCAGCATTACTGATAGTAACcttctttatcttcttcttcagaagAAGACAACAATCATCCACCGAACCAGATCAATACGACGTCGAGTCACTCGACCATAAGGTTCATAACAAACATGTCTCTTCCTCGGAGACAGAGGAGCTCGTGACGTTTCAAGGAGGAGAAGATCTAACGATCTGCGATATACTCGATGCTCCGGGAGAAGTCATCGGGAAGTCAAGCTACGGGACTCTCTACAAGGCGTCGCTGCAACGCAGCGGGAAAGTTAGAGTTCTCAGGTTTCTCCGACCGGTTTGTACAGTGAGATGTGATGCTAAGGAGTATAGTGACGTCATCGAGACGCTTGGGTTTGTTCGACATGAGAACTTGGTTCCTCTGTTGGGTTTCTACGGTGGAAACAGAGGAGAGAAGCTTATGGTTCATCCTTTCTTCTCTTCCGGGAATCTCTCCGACTTCATCAAAA gtggaGGTGAAGAATCTATAAAATGGAGCAACATTCTAAGCATCACAACTGGAATATCCAAAGCTCTTGATCACCTTCACACAGGAACGCAGAAACCAATCATCCACGGCAATTTAAAATCCAAGAACGTCCTTCTCAACTCCAATTTCGAGCCTCGAATCTCTGATTACGGTTTGCATCTTCTCTTAAACCAAACGGCAGGACAAGAGATTCTTGATGTCTCAGCAGCTGAGGGATACAAAGCACCTGAGTTGGTAAAGATGAAAGAAGCGAGCAAAGAGAGTGATGTGTATAGTCTCGGTGTGATCATGCTTGATCTAGTCTCTAGTAAAGAAGCTATAAACAAAGGGGATGATCATAAGTTGTACCGTCCTGAGATTCTCACTAGTAATGGTTGTGATGATCTGAGTGAAGAAGGTTTACTCAAATACTTTCAGCTCGCAATGTCTTGTTGCTCTCCTTCGCCTTCTCTTAGACCAAACACGAAGCAGGTCTTGATGAAACTCCAAGACATCTAG
- the LOC103855738 gene encoding F-box protein At5g07610, producing MSSCSRTRTKAPRSARIRVSSSPAKIVADLDDVLLHILSFLPIKTLIKCKRVSKRWRSLITNPNFSNRIISSKHPLPISGLYLKGTRDIEYRFVSLLNDDDEEVNEQLLSLSSSPLRFIDHPSPIIVMQSTNGLLLCKCTCPPNHFNRNFYVYNPTTKQKTLLPLIIDHVVLSLAFDPSKSPHYKVFSLRKSSISSVSPVSSVSSVFYHIEVYSSNEGPWRRLVSVPSSALPQTVTDLSNTVFWNGAVHWFWFGPNSRDCLSFDIDTEEIKTLSLPFLDHHQDDEEDPPDVGTLRFIEESRGNLYFIEVNDLSSPDLSVYEMNRTGLTWFLKYHVDLEPLAAAFPEMIRTEYYTYRKIYSFSVIGFVKGETDAESSYIVLHIPNKAVKYYFISKTFKKLCSFEPSQEDGGENFYGFRRSFQFIESLANV from the coding sequence ATGTCTTCTtgttcaagaacaagaacaaaagCTCCAAGATCTGCAAGAATCCGTGTCTCTTCTTCACCAGCCAAGATTGTAGCAGATCTCGACGATGTCTTGCTTCATATCCTCTCCTTTCTCCCAATCAAAACCCTCATCAAATGCAAACGCGTATCAAAACGCTGGCGTTCCCTCATAACAAACCCGAACTTCTCCAACCGCATCATCAGTTCCAAACATCCCCTCCCCATCTCAGGCCTTTACTTAAAAGGAACAAGAGACATTGAATACAGATTCGTCTCTCTTCTCAATGATGACGATGAAGAAGTCAACGAGCAGCTGCTTTCGTTATCATCATCACCGCTTCGGTTTATAGATCATCCATCTCCGATCATCGTAATGCAATCAACCAACGGTCTTCTCCTATGCAAATGCACTTGTCCTCCTAACCATTTCAACCGAAACTTCTACGTTTACAATCCCACGACGAAGCAGAAGACTCTTCTCCCTCTAATCATCGACCACGTGGTGCTCTCTCTAGCTTTCGATCCTTCTAAATCTCCTCACTACAAAGTCTTTTCCCTCAGAAAAAGTAGCATCTCCTCTGTTTCCCctgtttcctctgtttcctctgttttttaCCATATAGAGGTTTACTCCTCTAACGAAGGACCTTGGAGAAGACTTGTTTCGGTTCCTTCTTCCGCTCTTCCTCAAACCGTTACAGATCTCAGTAACACCGTCTTTTGGAACGGCGCGGTTCACTGGTTTTGGTTTGGTCCAAACTCAAGAGACTGTCTTTCTTTCGATATCGATACAGAGGAAATCAAGACTCTTTCTCTCCCTTTTCTTGACCACCACCAAGACGACGAGGAGGATCCACCTGATGTCGGCACCTTGAGGTTCATAGAAGAATCCAGAGGAAATCTTTACTTCATCGAGGTAAACGATCTGAGTTCTCCAGACTTATCGGTCTACGAAATGAACAGAACAGGCCTAACCTGGTTCTTGAAGTATCATGTTGACTTAGAGCCTCTTGCAGCAGCTTTTCCAGAGATGATCAGAACCGAATACTACACTTATAGGAAGATCTATTCGTTCTCTGTCATCGGTTTTGTTAAAGGAGAGACAGATGCTGAGTCTTCATACATAGTCCTTCACATTCCAAACAAGGCTGTTAAGTACTACTTCATCAGCAAGACTTTCAAGAAGCTTTGCAGCTTCGAGCCATCCCAAGAAGATGGTGGTGAGAATTTTTACGGATTCCGAAGATCTTTTCAGTTTATTGAGTCTCTTGCTAACGTCTAG
- the LOC103855736 gene encoding oleosin-B1 produces the protein MGLLKKKHEKHSHPTFKGFLTAVLATIAAMFLLLLAGLSLAGTAVAFIATMPLFVVFSPVLVPAGITTGLLAMGLATSGGSGLTALSIMSWLKKLTVKELPKIPGQTLVTGSPGGHGSH, from the exons ATGGGGTTGTTGAAGAAAAAACACGAGAAACATTCACATCCGACATTTAAGGGTTTCTTAACGGCCGTTTTAGCTACCATAGCCGCAATGTTCCTCTTATTGCTCGCCGGTTTATCCCTCGCTGGCACAGCCGTGGCATTTATCGCCACTATGCCGCTATTCGTCGTATTCAGTCCGGTTCTCGTACCAGCTGGTATTACCACTGGTTTGCTAGCTATGGGTTTAGCCACCTCGGGCGGCTCCGGTTTGACGGCTCTCAGCATCATGTCGTGGCTCAA GAAATTAACGGTTAAGGAGCTGCCAAAAATTCCGGGTCAAACGCTCGTCACAG GTTCTCCAGGTGGCCATGGATCGCACTGA